Sequence from the Pirellulales bacterium genome:
TGCGATCGGCAGCGAGCCATCTTAAACCAGTTGGGGGCGATCCTCAGGCGTTGCTCGGTCATGCTGATGCGCGCACGACCGCGGGTTACATCGACCCCAGGATATGCCCACCACCACAAGTCGCGGACCTGGTGTTCGTCCCCGGGGGTGCAGCATGACGTTTGAAAGCCGGCCCTGGCCGCTCCGGTCGGTGAATCTGGGATGAGTTATATAGCAGGAGATGTGCTCACTTCCGTGAGTACGAGCAGCCCAACAGGCGCCGAAAGGACTCGGCGCTTGCGGGGTGCATTAAGTGAATCGCCATTTAAGCGAATTGTTGGCCGGGAGATGCGTGGCAGACTTCGGGACCTTCGAGGAGTTCTTGTGGTCAGTGCACTGCGGGTGAACGCCGGAGGCCGAATAGGAGGACATTCCACAGATTGGGCATTTGCGCCGAGGAATTGGCTTAGACAGCGGTAGTGGTTTGAGCGGAGAGCTGGTCATTATGCTCCTTTAGGTGTGGTAGCCATTATACAGTAACGAGAGGGCCCCATAGGGGGGCAAAGGCATGACAGTCCAAATCAACGAACTAGCCAATCTGCCGCACCGCGACGGCCAGCTTGTGCTCCAGGCCCAGCGGGAAGACCTCGAGGTGAAGATCATGGGCGAGCAGGGCACCTACTGGATCTAAGGCTCAGTGAAGGAACCGTCCAGAGGCGGGTGGACCCGATTCGCGGCGCCGCGGGCAGGCGAGCGCACGCGACGCTCAACGTCACGAGGCTCGATGCTCCGACCTTGCAGCGCAAGATGCGGCACAAGGCGCTCTCGACGACGCTGGGCTACATCAGCCTAGCGAACCAGATGCAGGAGTCCGCGGCGGACGTGTTCGTGCCCGAGGTCTTGCACTCCAAAAAGGTCCAAGCGTGATCGCGTATGGAGTGCATAAGGAGTGCGCGCCATTCCACCAGCCACACGAAATCGTCGTAACTCAGTGGCCGACGCGGGGATCGAACCCGCACACCGGTTACCCGATACGGGATTTTAAGTGTTGTGAATGGCGATCAGAAGGTGCGCGGATTTTGGTGGACACTTGGCCGGATATGACTGGTATTCTCGGGCGAATCGCAACTTCGCTTTGCCAGTCTGCCCGGACGATGATCGGAACCTGGATCGTTGGTTCTGTGTCGGATTTGTGTCGGAATTTCAATCCGATTCTCTCGCGCACGCCGAATCACAAAATTGTCCATTTTTGCGAGTCTCACGCACACATTAGTAAATGACACTAAACCGTCGTTTCCGCTCCGACGGTCGGGCTGAAGGGCATGGCCTGCAGGACCATGGTATGGTGCGTCGAACGTACAAAGGGGCTTCATGAACGAGGCGCGGACTTGAGTCCGCATCGGTCTGTGCGCGCAACGGGGGCCACGCTTGCCAGCCTCGGGCGAGCATCTGGCAGGGGGTCGCCAGAAATCGCTGCGCAAATTGAGTTGACTTCTTGAACAAGTTATCATGCCGGGCGTGGCGTGGCTCAGCCTGCCGAACGGTTTCCGGCTTCTAAGCACGAGGTGGGCTCATGGCGATAGCGATCTTGATGTCCCGCGCATTTGCAAGGAGCACGGGTGACGTGGATTGCAGGCTCGCCCAGCGACGAAGACAGGTCGCCCTATTGACGGTCGTGGTGCTGCTGTTCGACCTCGTCACTAACCAGTCTTCCCATTCGCGTGCAGCTGAGCCCGAGCTTCCGGCGGCCCGTTTCCTCTTAACCTGGGGGAAAGAAGGAACAGAGCCCGGTGAGTTCCATTTCCCGATTGGGATCGCCATCAATCCGGCGGACGAAATCTTGATCACGGACCATTACAACAATCGCGTGCAACGATTCGACCGCGCGGGCAAGCTCTTGGGTCACTTTGCCGTCCTGCCGAATCCGGGCGGCATCGCGCTAGACAAGTCGGGAAACGTCTACCTCAGCCATTTTCCAACTGCGGTCGGTCGCAAGGAAGTCAACCCCGACCGCCTCACTGTCTACAGTCCCGAGGGCAAGTTGCTTCACGAGTGGGGCAAAACCGGCACCGGCCCGGGTGAGTTCAGTTATCCGGGCGGGATGGCAATTGCGCAGGACGGCCGCGTGTATGTAGCCGATCAAACGAACCATCGCGTGCAAGTACTGGACCCGGACGGGCGATTCTTATTTGCGTGGGGGAAACACGGCTCAAAAGCCGGCGAGTTCAGTGGAAACTCCCTCGCTATTTCGCGGGCTGGGCCAAATTTCGTGACGCTCGATAAGGATGGCAATGTGTACACGACGGAAGGCATGGAGGGCCGTATTCAAAAGTTTAAGCCGGATGGCACCTTCCTTTCGGCCTTCGGAGACCTTGAGGATCGCCCAGGTAGCTTTGGCCGTGATTTTGAAACCTATGGAGAAATGCACGGACCGATCGCCATCTGCCGCGACCGCGAAGACCGACTGTGGATCAGTGCCGCCGGCGGCCGGGTTCAGCAATTCACTAGCGACGGCCGCTACCTGCGCGGCTTCGGCGAACAACAGGGGAGCGAACCGGGCCAATTCCTGGCCCCTCACGGTCTGGCGATCGACAGTCACGGACATCTGTACATCGTCGACGCCTACAATCACCGCATACAGAAGTTCGACGTCGGACAGCTATAGCGCCGGAGCCGCTTTCGGCCGCGGCGCGACGCAAGGCGACACAGAATCCAGTGAGTTTCTGACGCCGTCCGCAAGCGTCATCAATGGGTCCATTTCTCGGAAGTCCCATCAAAGGTTTGACTTGGTGACACTGCCGCTTTGCAGGTGGGGCTACGGAAAGGAAAAAGCCCCGCCAGACCAGCTTCGTCGGGCGAGGTTGCCGAGTTTCGAGTTGCATGACCGAAGCGCCTCAGACCTGTGGGTAACTCTTCCGCAGGGTGACCAGTCCGAGGCCGGCCAAAGCGGCGAAGCCGAGAACGAGCGCCGATGGCTCAGGCACAACCACCCCCGTGCCATAAGCGATCAGGTCGCTGTTGCCGTGGTAGACCCCGTCAAAGCTGACAAACAAGTGCTGACCCGTGTTGTCGACGATCATATTCGAACCGCTGTCGGCGGCGTCAAATTGTCCTACTCGCGCGGAAGTCGCGGTATCGTAGACATCGACCGCCGTTGGATAAACTGAGTGCAACGCATAGGCGAGCTTGCCGTCCGGGCTGAACGCCAAAGCATTAGGATACGCGCCAGTTGGAAAGATGTTCTTTAGCGTCATTCCTTGCGTGAGGAAATTTGGGATCTGGTAACCTCCGTCACCGTATCCGCAGACATAGGCGACCATCGATCCATCCTTGCTGATCGCAAGTTGTTGACCATTTTCCCCGATGTCGCCAGCGTTGTGAAAGAGCACATTTGGCGTGGTGGTCGATACGTCGACTTTATAAAGATCGCCCGGCGAAAGCCCGTACGTTGCGTAATAAAGAGTGGAATGGTCTGGACTGGTTTTCAAGTCACCACTGTAGGCATCGTTCAGCACCGGAGGACCGACTATTTGTCCCGAGCTTGCGTCGATTTGGTCAACCCGTTGGAAGGTACTTCCGTCGACGACAAACAGCCGGTTGTTCAGGCCGGTCGCCACGGCATCAACGGGGCTCCCGACCTGGACGCTTGGCAAGAACGTCTGGCCTACGGTGTCCAATACAGTCAAGGAATTCGACACCCCGCCGGCGATATACAGTTTGCCGTCGTCGGCCGAGAGGGACATCCCATAACTGGGAAACGCGATCGGTAGGAATTTAACGATGTTAAGCGTCGTGGTGTTGATGATCTCAAGGCCGCTGTTGGTCGAAGCGTATAGCAGTGGTCGATTCGGGTCGAGAAGCAGTCCGTTAGCGTGGAAGCTAAAGTCTTTCTCCACGGCGCCAAGCTGCGCGGCGAGGCTGCCGTGCTGCCCTAGGCAAAGCCAAACAATGCCGCCCAGAACCGAAAGCAATTGATGGCGCATCATAATAACCCCTGTTGATTGTTGATCCGAAATTTCCCATATGGGTCAAGTCTGGAACCGAGCGACGCTCGGACTGGCCACGATTGTGATCAAGGAAATCGCTACGCCTGATCGATGATCAGGCAGCAAAGAAGGCAATAGC
This genomic interval carries:
- a CDS encoding NHL repeat-containing protein encodes the protein MDCRLAQRRRQVALLTVVVLLFDLVTNQSSHSRAAEPELPAARFLLTWGKEGTEPGEFHFPIGIAINPADEILITDHYNNRVQRFDRAGKLLGHFAVLPNPGGIALDKSGNVYLSHFPTAVGRKEVNPDRLTVYSPEGKLLHEWGKTGTGPGEFSYPGGMAIAQDGRVYVADQTNHRVQVLDPDGRFLFAWGKHGSKAGEFSGNSLAISRAGPNFVTLDKDGNVYTTEGMEGRIQKFKPDGTFLSAFGDLEDRPGSFGRDFETYGEMHGPIAICRDREDRLWISAAGGRVQQFTSDGRYLRGFGEQQGSEPGQFLAPHGLAIDSHGHLYIVDAYNHRIQKFDVGQL
- a CDS encoding YncE family protein produces the protein MMRHQLLSVLGGIVWLCLGQHGSLAAQLGAVEKDFSFHANGLLLDPNRPLLYASTNSGLEIINTTTLNIVKFLPIAFPSYGMSLSADDGKLYIAGGVSNSLTVLDTVGQTFLPSVQVGSPVDAVATGLNNRLFVVDGSTFQRVDQIDASSGQIVGPPVLNDAYSGDLKTSPDHSTLYYATYGLSPGDLYKVDVSTTTPNVLFHNAGDIGENGQQLAISKDGSMVAYVCGYGDGGYQIPNFLTQGMTLKNIFPTGAYPNALAFSPDGKLAYALHSVYPTAVDVYDTATSARVGQFDAADSGSNMIVDNTGQHLFVSFDGVYHGNSDLIAYGTGVVVPEPSALVLGFAALAGLGLVTLRKSYPQV